From a single Hippopotamus amphibius kiboko isolate mHipAmp2 chromosome X, mHipAmp2.hap2, whole genome shotgun sequence genomic region:
- the LOC130841544 gene encoding ferritin heavy chain-like, with product MELAPFSPLLPPTTATPSLKEPEPPLPPPKPRLCGRYRHRHGLTLTFTPTVTAPLVMLPPPPRQMRQNYHPDCEAAVNSHTTLELHISYVYLAVAFYLEHDGVALKQFISFFQLRSRKHGEQAEGLMRLQNQCGGRLCFCDIRKPDTNDWESGLKAMQCTLLLEKRINQSLFDLHQLATNKSDPQLCHFLQTHYLNRQVEFIKELGDHVTSPRKMGTPDVDMAEYLFDKLTLGDGNKKN from the exons ATGGAGCTCgcccccttctccccactccttcctccaACCACGGCCACCCCCTCCTTAAAGGAACCTGaacctcctctcccccctcccaaaCCCAG GCTCTGCGGCCGCTACCGCCATCGGCACGGTCTCACCTTGACCTTCACGCCCACCGTGACCGCACCGCTAGTCATGCTGCCCCCGCCACCCCGGCAGATGCGCCAGAACTACCACCCCGACTGCGAGGCCGCTGTCAACAGCCACACCACCCTGGAGCTCCACATCTCCTACGTGTACCTGGCCGTGGCCTTTTACCTCGAGCATGACGGCGTGGCCTTGAAGCAGTTCATCAGCTTCTTCCAGCTTCGCTCCCGCAAGCACGGCGAGCAAGCCGAGGGCCTGATGCGCCTGCAGAACCAGTGCGGGGGCCGCCTCTGCTTCTGTGACATCAGGAAGCCAGACACCAACGACTGGGAGAGCGGCCTCAAGGCCATGCAGTGCACCTTGCTCCTGGAGAAGCGCATCAACCAGAGCCTGTTCGACCTGCACCAGCTGGCCACCAACAAGAGTGACCCCCAACTGTGTCACTTCCTGCAGACTCACTACCTCAACCGGCAGGTGGAATTCATCAAAGAGCTGGGGGATCATGTCACCAGCCCGAGAAAGATGGGGACCCCGGATGTCGACATGGCAGAGTACCTCTTTGACAAGCTCACCCTGGGCGATGGCAACAAGAAGAACTGA